In Bacteroides cellulosilyticus, the genomic stretch ATTCTTAATAGAAGAAATGACTCGTGAAATCATCATATATTTGATGCAAGACTTCGGGTATGACATGGATAAAGCTTTTGAAATTTTCTATAATTCAGATACTTTCGAACGCCTTAATAATACACAAAGCGGACTCTATTATCAAAGCTCCGGCTATGTATATAGTTTCCTGAAAGAAGAATTGCTTACTGGAAAAGTAGGATAATTTCAGAAATTTATTTCAACTATCTAATGAAACTACTTATGAAAAAACCGCTACTTCTACTTCTTAATCTGATCCCTATATTACTGTTTGCCCAGCAACCGGTTATTTTCCCCGATGACTTCAAAACAAACGCCCTGAACGGGAAAGAAGTGACCATTACAAACACCCTGACGCTGACAAACAACTACAGCTACACGTATGGCACACTGACCTTTTCCAACGGCCAGCTATGGACTCCTACCGAAAAGTTCGAACCGGGTGTGGATATGTTCAATCAGAAGAACCTGGAGAACCAGAAAAACCAACTCACCGTAAAGCAAGGTTCCTTCCCCATCGTCGATGCAGACGGAACCTGCCGCATCGGACAAACCATAGAAGGGCTGACCGGAAAAGCCAGCTACAGCAACGGCACATATACCATCACCCTGACCCGGAAACCCGAATTCAAAGGTAACGAACGCCCCACCTCCTGCGACATCCCGGAAACGTACAACTTGAAAGTGGTCAGCTTCAACCTGGAACACTTCGGCAAAAACGTAAGCACCTATAGCATCAAGCTGCCCAAAGTAGCCCTCGCACTGCAAGCACTGCAAGCCGACATCTACGCCCTTGTAGAAGTAGAAGGAGCCGCCGGACTGGAAGAACTCTGCCAGCTCCTGAACCGGAACTGCAACACGCAGAAATACAAGACACGCTATTATAAAGACAACGTGCAGGGCATGGCCTGTTTCATCTACAATAGCGATGCAGTTACCCCCGTGGGTGCCATCAGTCTGAACAAACTCGCCGACAATTACCTGCCGGAACGCAAAACCGCCCAAGGTTTCCAACTGAACAGCAATCAGGAGCGTTTCATTCTCTGCTGCAACCACTGGAAATCAAAATCAGGCAGCAATGTTCCGGAGCAATACAAAGATAAAGGTGACGGCCAGGGCGCCTATAATCCCCGCCGTGTGCAGGAAGCCGAAGCCACTTTGAAGTTCATCAAAGAAATCACGAAAACCTACAATGATCCCGACGTCCTGGTGGTAGGCGACCTGAATGCCTATACCTGTGAAGACCCCATCCGTACCCTCGAAGACGGTGGCCTGGTCAATCTGCTCACCACCTATGCCCCCAATCAGTACAGTTACGCTTACTTCAGCAATGGCAGCTACGCAGTAGGCTATCTGGATCACAGTCTGGCCACAAGTACCCTTGAAAAGCAAGTAACCGATGCTCGTCCCTTCCGTATCAACGCCGACGAACCACAGAAAATGGACGTCGACCAAAGCGGCGTACAGAAAGACAATATGTACCGCTGCTCCGACCACAGCCCCATCGTCACCTTCCTGAACCTAGGGAACGGCAGCACAGGTATAGAAACTCCGACAATTTCCCGCCCAGCTATCCGCCTGACAGGCGATCCGCGCAGCGGCTACCTCACTTTAGTAACTTCTGCCAACCTCGCCCTTGCCCGTGCAGAGATTGTCAGCGTCAGCGGACAAGTCATCGCCTCATACAACGCTCCCGATACAGGAAGCACCGACAATCATTTCACCCTGCCCGTCCGGAATCTGGCGCGCGGCTTCTATCTGGTACACGCTTACGACTACCAAGGTGGCTGCACCACCTGCAAAGCAGTGCTCCCATAACGAAAGAACACAGACTCATCGTCACTTTAGAGGTCCTTTAACTCGTTATACTTTAAACAGTCACTTTTTTGTATTATCACTCAGAAATGAAGTAGTACTGCCTAGATATTTAGATAACCTATTAACTATCAATAGATAGTATTTACAATTTATTTCCCTCACGGTGTAAAAGCATTTACTCCAGTATGTAACGGCCTTTACCTCCTATTGTAACGCTCTTTACCTCGGTATGTAACGACTTTTACCTCGGTATGTAAATGGAGTTACCATATGGGGTGAACCAAGTTACCATTTGGAGTAAACAGAATTTCCATGAAAGGAAACTGTCAATGCTTTGAGGTGTCATGCTTATAAGGCAAGATAACGGACTCAGATATGCAATAGTTAAATTAAAGGGAGGTTAAATTTCTTCATTTTATCATCCATTCTGTCAGTCATTGTAATCCAATTCGGAACAAAGGTAAAATATTTATTCTTTGTTCGTTTATGAACATCGTAATAAACTTGGTTATATATCAAAAATGATTCTCTCCACCACACATAATAGAAATGTATAGCTTTTATTGTTGCTTCATTAAATTCATAATAGGAAATTGTATCAAATAAGCGCGACAAAGCGGTGAATGCATGAAATTGTTGATATGTTTCATCCTCTAATATTTTTTTATACTCTTCCATATTTCCCCAAGAATCAAGAATAACATATTCGAAGATTCTCTCTAATTCCTTCTTTTCGATATCGGTTCTTAAATATTCACGAAAAAGCGAAGCCTTCTTTCTCATCTGTTCAGTTGATTCGGATTGTAATTCTCTGATTAATCCTAAAACAAGTGAATCGTATGTGTCCTCAGCCATCTTAAAATTGTGATTATTTGAGGTGTTTAGTTGATCCAATTGTTCACCTTGCAATTTCATCTGCTTATGTTGAAATACCAAAGTTATAGCAACTGTAGCTAGAGAAATTGAATTAATAAATACTCCACAGTATTGAACGAAAAATTGGGGCTTATCAGGTGTCCACCCTTCAATTGTTCCTAAATACAAAGGTGTCATACTCGCAGCAAGAGTTATTGTTATTAATACAGTTATTAATATAACAAGCCATGTCTGTGATTTCCCAACATTAAATATACCATTCTGTGTTTTCATAGTAATAAACTTTTGTGATTATTTCCACAAAGATATATTTTTTATTGAATAACCAAGCATATTATACGACCACTTTAAATTCATGATTGTTCCGGCACTTATATTCTTGAGAACCTCTATCCCTATCCTATGACAGTAATGGCAAAGAAAGTAATTTCAAATGGAAACGGGAAAGTGGAGCCAATGGAACAAACAAAAGAGTGCATGTGTTTTGAGGCGAAGAGGAAACAGTGGTAACAAAGAAAAAGGGAATCTAAAAAAAGAGGTTGTGTCAAAACGTTGACCCAACCTCTTCTATTTTTATTATATCTTGTCTTTTACCAAACCCAGTCTTCGGCATTGTAAACAGCTTCAACTTTTTTCTCTATCTCATTGGGCAAGTTACAGAAAAAGTCAATGCCTGTCTCATACTCCAAACTTTCAATGGAAACAGCATAAACCATAAACTCATTTTTTCCGGGATTATCTGGCAATAACTCTGAATGAGGAACAAAGAAAGCGATAGCATGATAAACGCCTGCCTTCTCACTCAACAGAGCCATGTAGTAATAACTGGGACAAATCAAACCACCAGGAGTCAGCCCCTCGGCATTTGTAGTAGGATAAAGTCCGTCATTGGCTTTCTTCACACCAGTGAAGTTAGTGAGTAAACGGTCGGTAGTACCGCCTTTCACCACATAAAGCTTATCATACACGCCATTGCCGGTAGAGCGTCCCCAAGTCTGTACCTGTTTCTCCAAAGCGGCCCAATACTTCTGATTAAAACTTCCTATCTGTGGTGAAATGTTACTGTAATAGAACGTCTGCTTATTAGCGCTCGTACTGTACACACGGTCTTCACTGGCACAGATGTGTCCTTTGTCATAGCCGTCACTCTTGTGCATGGATTCGGTCACCTCCACGCTGTTGTCTATATTAGGATCGTCTTGTTCCCACTCGTTGGTACGTTTAACATTGTCTTGCGAAGTAATGGGATCAAAATCGAATGCCACCCAAGCCGAATGCTTCTTAGAAGCAATATACTCTAAAGAGAAGTTAAGCACCTGCTCGGCACCCTCTTCATCGGATACACTAGCATAATATTCGATATACTGATTGGCAGCATTGAGAGCTGGAATTTCGAGTTTGTCTGCCTTATTACCATTAGCAACGTTGGCATTGTTCACGTCCACATCATCAGCGGCCACATACTCTATGCCCACTTCGTTGCCGTTAATATAGGCCACGCGAAGCTTTCCCATTTGATAATGGTTGTAACGATTGAAACGCACCCAATAGCAAGTAGCAGGTTTCACTTCAGCATTTTCGCTGAAAGCATTGGCAGCCGGAACGGTAGTAAGCCCTTCGAGCGATTCACCACTGACAGGAGCAAACGCATAGTTACGACCAGTAAAAGCCTTGGACTTAATATAGAAAGGAGTACCGATAGCCTCAGGTTTATAAACGTTGAAGCCATTACCAGTCGACTCGTAGCCTTTCATCACGTAAGTGTCAGAACCTTGCTCAGTAGGTATTATCTCGGGAATGAGCGAAGCGTCTGAAGAATCATCACAACCTGCCAGCCAAAGACCAGCCAGCAAAAGAAATAGGTAAGATAGTTGTTTCATCTTTGTTTCTCTTTTTGATTTAATAGTATTAAGAAAGCAAATGTGGTAATGATCATCTAAGTTCATTACCACATTGTCTATTGTATTCTCTCAGGAATTATTCCTTCACCACAAAGTTTCTCATGTAGAATGTAGGAGCAAATCCGGGTTCGCTAGTACTTACATAGCGGAATGCTACATATACCTTCTTGCCCACATAGTCGGCCATAGAAGAATGCATTTCAATCTCTTTAGTGCTTGTAGGCCACTCGAAAGACAACGGGTCGCTCCACGTCGCAGCCTTCAATGCAGCAATCTGCTCTTCTCTTTTATCAGAAGTAGAAGGAATATAATCCTCAGACACATGTACAGATACGGCATTTTCAATCTTTCCTCCAGACAAATAATCCGCTGAAGCCATGAACACCACCTGCGGAGCAATAGCCTCGGTAAGGTCTATCTCACCGGTAACAAGCCAAGACTCCGTATCACGATTGCGCTGATAGTATCCGCTTGCCTTAATGCGGGTATAGCCTGCGCCATCACTCCATACGTAAGACATACCATCGAGCTCCACTTCCACCTTATGGGCACCGTTGTGAACTACACCGGCAAAGTCGTTGCTGTAGTACTCTTTGGCTTCCACCCAACTGCCGGCAGTCTTCAAAAATGCCATTTCAGCAATTTCCGTTTCGGTGTTCTTCTTCACCCATGCAGTACCGTCGAAACCATATTCATCAGCCATCACCTTATAGTCCTTATTACCGAAATAAGCCACCGCCTTGGTATCACCACTCTGTGCATAGGGGAACGCATTCTTCAAATAAACAGGCAATACGGCATCGGCATTGCTCAAATAATCCGAACCGGTAGCAACATAATCGGCGGGTTGCATCACGCTGATGCCGATACTTGCACTTTCTTCGTATGCCGTCCAAGCCGAACCATCGTACCGATAGAGAGCGGCAGCATTGGGCTTCACGTCCGAAGCACGGGTAACAGCACGAGAAATAGCCTTAGTAGTAGTGGCTTCGCTCACTTTGACCGCCATAGTATTAATATACTTACCGCCACTTACGCCTAATGTATAACCTTCTACCGTCACTTGCTTACCATTAAGTGATTGGTCAACAACTCCATCAATAGGATATTGAATACTGCCCTGGCACTTATCCGTACCCGAAATGATTACATTATAATAAGTACCTGATATACTCAGCTTGCCGGTATATTCCACATAAGCGATATAAGGCGCGGTAAGATACTCTTCCATTGCAGCAACATCCAGACTCAAAGCTGCCGGAGCTTTAGCTGCACCATCCGACAATTTTT encodes the following:
- a CDS encoding endonuclease/exonuclease/phosphatase family protein, whose product is MKKPLLLLLNLIPILLFAQQPVIFPDDFKTNALNGKEVTITNTLTLTNNYSYTYGTLTFSNGQLWTPTEKFEPGVDMFNQKNLENQKNQLTVKQGSFPIVDADGTCRIGQTIEGLTGKASYSNGTYTITLTRKPEFKGNERPTSCDIPETYNLKVVSFNLEHFGKNVSTYSIKLPKVALALQALQADIYALVEVEGAAGLEELCQLLNRNCNTQKYKTRYYKDNVQGMACFIYNSDAVTPVGAISLNKLADNYLPERKTAQGFQLNSNQERFILCCNHWKSKSGSNVPEQYKDKGDGQGAYNPRRVQEAEATLKFIKEITKTYNDPDVLVVGDLNAYTCEDPIRTLEDGGLVNLLTTYAPNQYSYAYFSNGSYAVGYLDHSLATSTLEKQVTDARPFRINADEPQKMDVDQSGVQKDNMYRCSDHSPIVTFLNLGNGSTGIETPTISRPAIRLTGDPRSGYLTLVTSANLALARAEIVSVSGQVIASYNAPDTGSTDNHFTLPVRNLARGFYLVHAYDYQGGCTTCKAVLP
- a CDS encoding DNA/RNA non-specific endonuclease, yielding MKQLSYLFLLLAGLWLAGCDDSSDASLIPEIIPTEQGSDTYVMKGYESTGNGFNVYKPEAIGTPFYIKSKAFTGRNYAFAPVSGESLEGLTTVPAANAFSENAEVKPATCYWVRFNRYNHYQMGKLRVAYINGNEVGIEYVAADDVDVNNANVANGNKADKLEIPALNAANQYIEYYASVSDEEGAEQVLNFSLEYIASKKHSAWVAFDFDPITSQDNVKRTNEWEQDDPNIDNSVEVTESMHKSDGYDKGHICASEDRVYSTSANKQTFYYSNISPQIGSFNQKYWAALEKQVQTWGRSTGNGVYDKLYVVKGGTTDRLLTNFTGVKKANDGLYPTTNAEGLTPGGLICPSYYYMALLSEKAGVYHAIAFFVPHSELLPDNPGKNEFMVYAVSIESLEYETGIDFFCNLPNEIEKKVEAVYNAEDWVW